A region from the Benincasa hispida cultivar B227 chromosome 10, ASM972705v1, whole genome shotgun sequence genome encodes:
- the LOC120088432 gene encoding probable serine/threonine-protein kinase PBL9, which produces MGICLSAKPISERDDNTGVKNSKDDSDSSNGKDNGGASSKISLASVLPAPRSEGEISQLSNLKSFSYAELKEATRNFCPDSVLGEPGSASVFKGWIDEHSFTATKPGTGMGIAVKRLNQDSFRGHGEWFAEVNFLGQLVHSHLVKLIGYCLDDEQQLLVSEFMPRGCLENHLFLRGSYFQPLSWGLRLKVALGAAKGLAFLHIDERKVIYGDLRTSNILLDSDYNAKLSDLGFSKDTGATGSKKNMNASYAAPEYLATGQATTSSDVYSFGVILLEMLSGRRALDKNRPFKEHNLIEWARPYLANRRKIARIIDNRLEGQYSLDAAYKLSSLTLQCLSIEPKSRPSMNEVVTELEELQDSTSININRNSTQNRRARRHSADDAIAHHSTRAHPKPPVSSDHT; this is translated from the exons ATGGGCATCTGCTTAAGCGCCAAACCTATATCAGAAAGAGATGATAATACAG GGGTGAAGAATTCAAAAGATGATAGTGATAGCAGTAACGGAAAGGATAATGGTGGTGCAAGTAGCAAGATCTCATTGGCTTCGGTGCTGCCAGCCCCTCGGAGCGAGGGCGAAATCTCACAGTTGTCCAATTTGAAGAGCTTCTCTTATGCAGAGCTCAAAGAGGCAACACGGAACTTCTGTCCTGATAGTGTTCTGGGAGAACCTGGTTCTGCTTCAGTTTTCAAGGGCTGGATTGATGAACATTCATTTACTGCTACGAAGCCTGGAACTGGAATGGGTATTGCAGTCAAAAGGCTTAACCAAGATAGTTTTCGAGGTCACGGAGAGTGGTTT GCTGAAGTGAATTTTCTGGGCCAACTTGTTCATTCTCACCTTGTGAAATTGATTGGCTATTGCCTGGACGATGAGCAACAGCTCCTCGTGTCTGAATTCATGCCTCGAGGATGTTTGGAAAATCATCTGTTCCTTC GGGGGTCCTATTTTCAACCTCTTTCTTGGGGCCTTCGGTTGAAGGTTGCACTTGGTGCTGCAAAAGGGCTCGCCTTTCTCCACATTGATGAAAGAAAAGTGATCTATGGCGACTTGAGAACTTCAAATATTTTGCTTGATTCC gaCTACAATGCCAAACTCTCTGATCTTGGGTTCTCCAAAGACACAGGAGCAACGGGCAGTAAAAAGAATATGAATGCCTCATATGCAGCTCCAGAATATCTTGCCACAG GTCAGGCAACCACAAGTAGTGATGTTTATAGTTTTGGAGTCATTCTATTGGAAATGTTATCTGGAAGAAGAGCCCTTGACAAGAATCGACCATTTAAAGAACACAATCTCATCGAATGGGCAAGGCCCTACCTTGCAAACAGACGAAAGATTGCTCGAATAATTGACAACCGCCTCGAAGGCCAATACTCATTGGATGCAGCCTATAAGCTATCTAGTCTGACACTGCAATGCCTGTCCATTGAGCCCAAGTCTAGACCGAGCATGAATGAGGTTGTAACAGAATTAGAAGAGCTACAAGATTCCACATCCATTAATATCAACAGAAATTCAACACAAAATCGCAGGGCCCGTAGACATAGTGCTGATGATGCCATTGCCCATCATAGTACTCGTGCCCATCCTAAGCCTCCTGTTTCCTCTGATCATACGTAA
- the LOC120088856 gene encoding probable serine/threonine-protein kinase PBL9: MGVCLSTRIKAENSFNTGVNSNAVSTDGNDIGSTNSKITLSSMPPTPRTEGEILQSSNLKSFSFTELKAATRNFRPDSVVGEGGFGSVFKGWIDEHSFAAAKPGTGMVIAVKRLNQDGFQGHREWLAEVNFLGQLSHCHLVRLVGYCLEDEHRLLVYEFMPRGSLENHLFRRGSYFQPLSWSLRLKVALGAAKGLAFLHSDERKVIYRDFKTSNILLDSKYNAKLSDFGLAKDGPTGDKSHVSTRVMGTYGYAAPEYLATGHLTTWSDVYSFGVVLLEILCGRRAIDKNRPAREHNLVEWAKPYLANKRKIFRIIDSRLEGQYSLDGAYKASMLALRCLSIQPKLRPTMNDVVKELEQLQDSAYPTSNRNSTNNRRARRHSADDARNPNSTQAYPRPSVSALYA; this comes from the exons ATGGGTGTCTGCTTAAGTACTAGAATCAAAGCTGAAAACTCATTTAATACAG GGGTGAATTCTAATGCTGTGAGTACTGATGGGAATGATATTGGTAGTACAAATAGCAAGATCACTTTGTCCTCAATGCCACCAACTCCACGAACTGAAGGCGAAATCTTGCAGTCCTCCAATTTGAAGAGCTTCAGCTTCACAGAGCTTAAAGCAGCCACCAGGAACTTTCGTCCAGATAGTGTTGTAGGAGAAGGTGGCTTCGGTTCTGTTTTCAAGGGCTGGATTGATGAGCATTCTTTTGCTGCAGCCAAACCCGGCACCGGAATGGTTATTGCAGTCAAAAGGCTCAACCAAGATGGTTTTCAAGGGCACAGAGAGTGGTTG GCTGAAGTGAATTTTCTAGGTCAACTTTCTCACTGTCACCTTGTGAGGTTGGTTGGATATTGCTTGGAGGATGAACATCGTTTGCTAGTTTACGAATTCATGCCTCGAGGGAGCTTGGAAAATCATTTGTTTCGAA GGGGATCCTATTTCCAACCTCTTTCTTGGAGCCTACGTTTGAAGGTTGCACTTGGTGCTGCAAAGGGGCTAGCCTTTCTCCACAGTGATGAAAGAAAAGTGATCTACCGTGACTTCAAGACCTCGAATATCCTTCTTGACTCT AAATACAATGCCAAACTTTCAGATTTCGGGTTAGCTAAAGACGGGCCAACCGGTGATAAAAGCCACGTCTCGACCAGGGTGATGGGGACTTATGGCTATGCAGCCCCGGAGTATCTGGCTACAG GTCATCTAACTACTTGGAGTGATGTGTATAGCTTTGGAGTTGTCCTACTAGAAATATTATGTGGAAGAAGAGCAATCGACAAGAATCGACCAGCTAGGGAACACAATCTTGTGGAATGGGCAAAACCTTACCTTGCAAACAAACGTAAGATTTTTCGAATCATCGACAGTCGTCTTGAGGGCCAATATTCATTGGATGGAGCCTACAAGGCATCTATGCTCGCGCTAAGATGCCTATCTATTCAACCCAAACTCAGACCAACCATGAATGATGTTGTAAAAGAGCTGGAGCAACTACAAGATTCCGCATACCCTACTAGCAACAGGAACTCAACCAATAACCGTCGAGCTCGAAGGCACAGTGCTGATGATGCCCGTAATCCCAATAGCACTCAAGCTTACCCCCGGCCTTCAGTTTCAGCTCTCTATGCATAA
- the LOC120088854 gene encoding pentatricopeptide repeat-containing protein At1g07590, mitochondrial, whose product MRTGNFLSGYRLIQAFRRTVASTSSTVSTIPFRFNFLCTQIPDNSSAKVLESELEGPKCLSLRIERIPKGESVGYAFRSWMGDGFPIHRGDIFHAINRLRKLERNKRALEVMEWVIREKPYRVNELDYSYLLEFTIKHHGISQGEKLFSNIPVEFQGELLFNNLVIACLDKRAIRLSLAYMRKMREVGHCISHLVFNRLIILHSSSRRRKIIPKILTQMKADKVPLHVSTFNILMKIEANEHNIEGLMRVFGDMKRAKVDPNEVSYCIVATAHAVAKLYTVVEAYAEAIEKSIVGSNWSTYDVLIILYGYLKKEKELERTWGTIQGLPHIRSKSFILAIEAFGRIGLLSRAEELWLEMKTKRGIKATDQFNSILSVYCRHGLIKKATEIFREIEANGCKPNAITFRNLAFGCLKAGLVEEAMKTLDLGSNTTSSSKRVRKSTPWLETTLSMIEILAERGDVENTEKLFEELEEARYTRYTFVYNTLIRAYVKARIHNPNLLRRMIIGGARPDSETYSLIKLSEQFQS is encoded by the exons ATGCGAACGGGGAATTTTCTCTCTGGGTATAGGCTCATTCAAGCATTTCGTCGAACAGTTGCTAGCACTTCTTCTACGGTCAGTACAATCCCCTTCCGATTCAACTTTCTTTGCACTCAAATCCCTGATAACTCATCGGCGAAAGTTCTAGAATCAGAATTGGAGGGACCCAAGTGCTTGTCTTTGAGAATTGAGAGAATACCGAAGGGAGAATCGGTTGGGTATGCCTTCAGGAGCTGGATGGGCGATGGTTTTCCTATTCATCGAGGCGACATTTTTCATGCCATCAATCGCCTCAGGAAGCTCGAAAGAAATAAGCGCGCACTCGAG GTTATGGAATGGGTGATCAGGGAGAAACCGTATCGAGTAAATGAATTGGACTACTCCTATCTGCTGGAATTTACAATCAAACACCATGGCATATCACAAGGTGAGAAGCTCTTTTCTAACATCCCTGTGGAATTTCAAGGAGAGTTGCTCTTCAACAATCTGGTGATTGCATGTTTAGATAAGAGAGCAATTAGACTCTCACTGGCTTACATGAGAAAAATGAGGGAAGTTGGCCATTGCATATCACACTTAGTTTTTAACCGCCTCATAATACTCCACTCGTCTTCCCGTCGTAGGAAAATTATCCCAAAAATTCTTACCCAGATGAAGGCTGATAAAGTGCCCTTGCATGTTTCTACATTTAACATTCTTATGAAAATAGAAGCCAATGAACACAATATTGAAGGGTTGATGAGGGTATTTGGTGATATGAAACGAGCTAAAGTTGATCCAAATGAGGTGTCTTATTGCATAGTAGCTACTGCACATGCTGTGGCAAAGTTGTATACTGTAGTTGAAGCCTACGCTGAGGCTATAGAAAAATCTATCGTTGGGAGTAATTGGTCGACCTATGATGTCCTAATCATCTTGTACGGCTAtttgaagaaggagaaagagCTAGAAAGGACTTGGGGTACCATACAAGGATTACCCCACATCCGGTCTAAAAGTTTTATACTAGCAATTGAAGCATTTGGCAGAATTGGTTTACTAAGCCGTGCAGAAGAGCTCTGGTTAGAGATGAAAACCAAAAGAGGAATTAAAGCCACGGATCAATTCAATTCTATTTTATCTGTGTATTGCAGGCATGGGTTGATTAAAAAAGCAACAGAAATCTTTAGGGAAATTGAAGCAAATGGGTGCAAACCAAATGCCATAACCTTTCGAAATCTAGCTTTTGGTTGCCTGAAAGCTGGTTTGGTGGAGGAAGCCATGAAAACACTAGATCTGGGATCAAATACAACAAGCAGCAGCAAGAGAGTTAGAAAGTCAACCCCATGGTTGGAAACCACTCTTTCAATGATTGAGATTTTGGCAGAGAGGGGAGACGTTGAAAATACTGAAAAGTTGTTTGAGGAACTCGAGGAAGCAAGGTATACGAGATACACATTCGTTTACAACACTTTGATCAGGGCTTACGTGAAAGCCAGGATTCATAATCCAAATCTATTGAGGAGGATGATCATAGGAGGAGCTAGGCCTGACTCTGAAACCTACAGTTTGATCAAACTCTCGGAGCAGTTTCAAAGCTAA